The Xylophilus rhododendri region GCCATCGCCGGCGGCGTGCTGCTCTTCCATGCCGCCGCCCTCTGGGCCATTCAGAGCGGACTGGTGCGCAAGGTCGCCGAAGTGGTCATCCCGGTCGAGATCCTGAGCGAGATCATCGCGCCGCCCAAGGCCGCGCCGCCGCCGCCTCCGCCACCGGAGCCGAAGAAGCAGGAGATCAAGAAGGCCGTGACGCCCAAGCCGGTGGCGATCCGCGATCCGATCCCGACGCCCAACGCGCCGACCGGCGTGGTCGAGCCGCCGCCGCCCGCGCCGGCCCCGCCCGCTCCCGCGCCCCGGCTCCGGTGGCGCCGCCAGCGCCTCCCGCGCCCCCGGCCCCGCCAGCGCCCAAGCTGATCGAAGTGACCGAAGGCCAGGTGCAGTACGTGCGCCAGCCGACACCGGCCTTCCCCTCCATCAGCCGCCGCCTCGGCGAAAGCGGCAAGGTCGTCGTCGGCATCTACTTCAGCGCCGACGGTTTCGCCAAGCGTGTGGTGCTGCAGCAATCCAGCGGCTTCGACCGCCTCGACAAGGCGGCGCTCGACGCCGCCATCACCGCCCAGGTCACACCCATACGCCGGCCCGGCGCCAATGCAGAGACCATGTACCTGCTGGCCGCGCCCTTCAATTTCGTACTCAATTAATCAGAAGTCATCCGTTTTCGGGAGTGTTTTCATGGAATCGCAATTCGGCATCGCCAACGTCTGGACCCAGGGGGACTTCGTCACCCGCGCGGTCGCCATCCTGCTGCTGGGCATGTCGCTGGCCTCGTGGATGGTCATCCTGATCAAGGCCCTGGACGTCATCCGCTACAAGAAATTCGCCCGCGGCTCGGACGACTTCTGGCACAGCGAGGACTTCGCCGCCGCCCTGGCCAAGCTGGGCAGCGACAACAGCAACCCCTTCCGCCAGCTGGCGCTCGAAGGCCGCGAGGCCACCGCCCACCACCGCAACACCAAGGCCCACCTGCACGACAGCCTGGACGTGAGCGACTGGATCACCCGCACCCTGCGCAACGCCATCGACGAAACCACCGCCCGCATGCAGGCCGGCCTGGCGATCCTGGCTTCGGTGGGATCGACCGCCCCTTCATCGGCCTGTTCGGCACCGTCTGGGGCATCTACCACGCGCTGATGAGCATCGGCACCGCCGGCCAGGCCACCATCGACAAGGTGGCGGGCCCCATCGGCGAATCGCTGATCATGACGGCGCTCGGCCTGGCCGTCGCCATTCCCGCCGTGCTGGGCTACAACGCCCTGGTGCGCGGCAACAAGTCGGTGCTCAACAAGCTCAACAGCTTCGCCCACGACCTGCACGCCTACTTCGTGACCGGCGCCCGAGTGAGCAGCTCGCCGGCCACCGTGCTGCCGCTCAAGAAGGGGAACTGAGATGGCCTTCGGTACCCAGGACGACACCGACGAGGTGATGAACGAGATCAACATGACGCCGCTGGTCGACGTCATGCTGGTGCTGCTCATCATCTTCATCATCACGGTGCCCGTGATGAAGAACTCGGTGCCGATCGACCTGCCCCGCGCCACGGCCCAGCCCGAGGACATCAAGCCCGAGACGATCCGCCTGAGCGTGGCCGGCGACGGCACCTACTTCTGGAATGAGGGCGCCATCCCCGACGAGCAGCTCGAACCGCGCCTGGCCAGCGAGGCCGGCCACCAGCCGCAGCCGGAGCTGCACATCAAGGGCGACCGCAACGTGCGCTACGAGCGTGTGGCCAAGGCCATGGCGGCGGCGCAGCAGGCGGGCATCAAGAAGATCGGTTTCGTCACCGATCCGGACGGTTCCTGAGGGTCTGAAACCGTTTGGGCGGCGCGCGCCGGTCCGCGCGCCAGCCGCCCAAACAAATTATTTCAAACCCCGCGTTGACTCATCTTTGAGAATGGTTATCATTAACCCATCGAGAACGCATCGGAGATCGCACACATGACTGCCTCAGCCAACACCGCATCCCGCCATGCCGCGACGGGCAAGCAGGTTCTGTCCTTCCAGATGCTCGACGAGCACGACGAAGCCGAACACGACATCGAAGCCGCTGCGCCCTCGCTGGCTTCCATCCTCAGTTCGGAACTGCTGCGCGGCCGCAAGGCCGTCTCCATCAGCCACAACGGCTCCACCTACCGCCTGCAGGCCACCCGCCTGGGCAAGCTGATCCTGACCAAATAAGGATCACGTCTTCCTGTTTCATCGTGGGGCGACCAAAGAGGCTTTCAGGAGCTTCCCAGGGTCGTTTTTGCTAGCCAAGGGTCATCCTCCAGCCACGCATTTTTTCCCCACCACTGCCGTCCCAGGCAAAACAAAGCCGGCCACAGGGGCCGGCTTTTTGTTTTCCGGCATCGAAGCCGGAAAGCGCGGTCAGAGACCCAGCGCGGCGATGCCCGCCTTGGCGATCTGCGCGTCTTCGGTCGACTTCACGCCGCTGACACCCACGGCGCCGATGACCTGGCCGTCCTTGACGATGGGCACGCCGCCTTCGAGCAGGCCCGACAGGCCCGGCGCCGTCAGGAAAGCCGTGCGGCCGCCGTTGATGATGTCTTCGAAAGCCTTGCTCTCGCGGCGGCCGACGGCGGCGGTATGCGCCTTGGCCGGGGCGATGCTGGCCGAGGTGGCGGCCGCGCCGTCGAGGCGCTGCACCCACAGCGGATAACCGCCGTCGTCGGCGATGGCGATGGTCACGGCCCAGCCGTTTTTCAGGGCTTCGGCTTCGGCGGCCGCGGCGATTTTCTTCACGTCGGCGAGTTCGAGTACGTATTTGGTTTTCATGCGGCTGATAGGTGGTAAGGTTTGACTCTGCTGCGGCGCAGGCCGAAAGCATAACGGGCGGTTACGCCTGCATTGGAACCTTGTGCGAATGATTGCCCTCTGAAAAAGCATGAAGTCGCCCGGGGCTTCAGGTCCGAAGGCCGATAACAACAACCTAGAATTTGCCGGAAGACGGTCCCATATGGGACACGGACGGCGCCCGATCGCGCACCTGCCCGCATTCCACCGATTCATCGATCACTCTGGGAGAACACCGTGAGCGAACCGCTTCAAACCTTCAACACCGGCACCGCCAATGGCTGGGCCACCGCGCAGCGCGACGAGCGCCAGCGCGTCATGCGCAACACCTACTGGCTGCTGGCCCTGAGCCTGCTGCCCACCGTGCTCGGCGCCTGGGCCGGCGTGGCCACCGGCATCACCCGCTCGCTGGGCGGCGGGCTGGGCCTGATCGTCTTCATGGCCGGCGCCTTCGGCTTCATGTATGCGATCCAGAAGACCAAAAATTCCGCAGCCGGCGTGCCGGTACTGCTGGGCTTCACCTTCTTCATGGGCCTGATGCTGTCGCGGCTGATCGCCATGGTGCTGGGTTACTCCAACGGCGCCTCGCTGGTCATGACGGCCTTCGCCGGCACCGCGGGTGTGTTCTTCGCCATGGCCTCGCTGGCCTCGGTGATCAAGCGCGACCTGTCGGGCATGGGCAAGTTCCTGTTCGTGGGCGTGATCGTGCTGCTGATCGCCTCGGTCATCGCCATGTTCGTGCCCTCCACCGGCGCGATGCTGGCGATCTCGGTGGCCTCCATCGCGATCTTCAGCGCCTACATGCTGTATGACTTGAAGCAGATCATCGACGGCGGCGAGACCAACTACATCAGCGCGACGCTGGCCCTGTACCTGGACCTGTTCAATGTGTTCCAGAGCCTGCTGGCCCTGCTGGGCATCTTCGGCGGCGAACGCGACTGAGATCCCGTCGGCTCCATCGAAAAAAGGCCCTTCGGGGCCTTTTTCTTTGTCAGTGGGGGCTTTGGATTTCAGTTGGCGGCGCAGCTGCCGATAATCTGGTGAACACCCGTCCAGAGCCTACGCCCATGTCCCCCCGCCTCATCGCGCTTCCCCTCATCGCCCTGCTGCTGGCCGGCTGCGAGATTCCGGGCATGGAGCCCGATCCCCGCATCGCCCAGCGCGAGGCCGATGCCAAGGCCACCGGCGGCGCCTGCCGCTACAGCCTTCGCGGCATCGAGGACTGCTATTCGCTCAATCCCAAGGCGAGCAAGTCCGCGGTCTTTGCCGGCTGGAAGGAGATGGACGCCTATATGCGCGAGAACAAGATCACCGGCCAGGCATCGGCCATCGCGCCGGTGCCCGCGGCGCCCGCTCCCACCGTCGATGCCGAGGCCAGCATCGACAAGGACACCGAAAAGGTCGTGGCGCCGCGCAAGTCCAAGGCCAAGGCGGCGCCGCTCTAGGCCCTATTCGGCGCCGAAACCCACGTAGTCGAACACCGCGATGCTCTCGACGTGCGCGGTGTGCGGGAACATGTTCACCGCCCCCGCCGCGCTGCAGCGGTAGCCGCCCAGGTGCACCAGCAGGCCCGCGTCGCGTGCCAGCGTCGCCGGATTGCAGCTGACGTAGACGATGCGCCGCGGCGGCGTCCAGCCCGCGAGCAAGGCCGGATCGACCGGCGCATTGGTGTTCTTGCTGTCCTCCCCCGCCTCGGCCTCGCCGGTGCCCACCGGCCCCAGGCCGGCGAGCTGGCGGCACAGGTCCGTCAGCGCGCGTGAGAGCGCGAAAGCCCCTTCGCGCGGCGGATCGACCAGCCACTTCTCGGCCACGCCGTCCTTGAGCAGCAGCTCGGGTGTCATGGAGAACAGATTACGCGCCATGAAGTCCGCCGGCGCCAGCGGCAGCGCCGGGCCGGTCGCCTGGTGGCGCTTGTAGTTGGCGCGCGCCCGCGCCACCAGCGTGTCGCTGCCCTCGATGCCGCGCACCTGGCGGGCGCGGGTGGCCAGCGGCAGGGTGAAGTTGCCCAGGCCGCAGAACCAGTCGATCACCCTTTCGGTCTTCTGCACATCCAGCAGGCGCAGCGCCCGGCCGACCAGCACCCGGTTGATGTGCGGGTTGACCTGGGTGAAGTCGGTCGGCTTGAAGGGCATCTCGATGCCGAATTCCGGCAGGCCGTAGGAGAGCGGGCGCGCATCGTCGGCATCGAGCAGCTGCACGGTATCCGGACCCTTGGGCTGCAGCCACCACTGCACGCCGGCATCGGCATGTTCGGCCGCGAAGCCGCGCAGGCGCTGCAGGTCGTCGGCGGACAGCGGCTCCAGGTGGCGCAGCACCAGCGCGGTGACGGCGTCGCCGCAGGCCAGCTCGATCTGCGGGCAGGTGTCGCGGGCGTCCATCGAGGCGATCAGCCCGCGCAGCGGCATCAGCAGCGCCTCCACATGCGGCGGCAGCACCGGGCAGACCTGCATGTCGGCGATGTAGCGGCTCTTGCGCTCGTGAAAGCCGATCAGCACCGTGCCCTTCTTCACCACATGGCGCACCGACAGCCGGGCGCGCCAGCGGTAGCCCCAGGTGGGGCCTTCGATGGGGCGCAGCAGCATGTCGGGCCGGGTCTTGCCCAGGTGCCAGAGGTTGTCCTCCAGCACCCGCTGCTTGACCGCCACCTGGGCGCCGGCGTGCAGATGCTGCATCTTGCAGCCGCCGCAGGCGCCCGGATGCAGGCCGAAATGCGGGCAGCCCGGCCGCACCCGCTGGGAGGATTCGCGGTGCACCGCCACCAGGCTGGCCGCCTCCCAGTTGTTCTTCTTGCGGTGCACATTGAAGCTGACGAACTCGGTCGGCAGCGCGCCTTCGATGAACACCACCTTGCCATCGGCGCGGCGGGCCACGCCCTGGGCTTCGAGGTCCAGCGATTCGACGGCGAGCGCGCCGGGAAACAGGGGGGAAAGCGGATCGGCCGGCCTCGTGGGGAGAGCCGCCGTCGCACCGTCTTCGGTGCGGGAGATGTCTTCTGTCATGGCGGCGATTGTCTCAGCACGTCGCGGGCCTAGTCCGGACGGCCTGCGCAGGCACCGTGCGCGGCGGGCATCCACCGGGCTACAACGCCGCTCATGCACTCAGACCACCTCGTCCGATGGCCCTTCAAACCCCGGATGCCGGACAGCATGCCCCCTGCCCTGCTCATCATGGCGATGGCGGGCGCCTTGCCGGGATGCGGCCCCGGCGCGGCCACGGTGGCCGAGCTCGCCGCGGCACGCCCCGGGTCCTGCGCCCCTTCCGCCGCCAACTACTGGCGCGAATGCAGCGATGGAGAGAACGCTACCAACTACCTCGACGGCCGCTCCGACGCACTGGTCAAGTCCGTCGCACCGGGAAACGTCAGCTGGGCGCCGGGCCAGTCGTTTTCGGGCTACTTCCAGGTGTCCGACGCGAACATCGATTACGCACCCGGCGACCATGCAGCGAAGGTCCGCTACGGCTTCTGGGGAACCGGCCAGTCCGGCGTGGTGATCGACAACGACGCTTCCGCCTTCTTCAGCGTCGGCACCATCACCGCCACCGACTTCGTGCACGGCAACAAGCTCTACCACTTCGACATCACCTGCCTGGCGCCGGGCACGGACGGCCGGCTGATGCTGACCTTCAACTACTACGGGCCGCGCCTGCGCACCTACATCGGCAGCGTGCACTGCCGCCCGGTGGCCGATCAGGCCAGTCCGTCGGCCACCGTCGGGTAACGCAGGCGCAGGCCGAGTTCGCGCTTCATGCGGCCGGCGTCCAGTTGCCGCGACTCCGACATGAAACTCAGCTGCATCGGCGAGAGCAGGGCCGCCGCCGTGGCCCGGTCCACCCTCGGCGGCGGCGGCAGGCCATAGAGCCTGGCCGCGAGCGCGAAGTAATCGCCCATCTTCAGCCGGGTATCGTCGTTCACGTGATAGACCCGCTGGGCTCCGCCGCGCCACATGGCGGCCAGGCAGGCGCGGGCCAGGTCGTCGGCGTGGATGTGGCTGGTGTGGACGTCGTCTTCTTCGCGCAGCACAGGCGTGCCGCGCAGCAGCCTGGCCCGGGGCGTGCCGCCTTCGCGGTCGGGCGCGTAGATGCCCGGAATGCGCAGGACCGACACCCGGCTGCCGCCCCGCCCGAATCGCCGCACGGCCTGCTCCGCCGCCACCCGGCGCCGGCCCCGCGCGGTCGCCGGCCGCACCGCGCGTGTCTCGTCGATGAGCGCGCCGCCGCAGTCGCCATAGACGCCGCTGGTCGATCCATACACCAGCGCCCGCGGCCGCGTGCGCAGCGCCAGCGCGCGCAGGAGCGCCACCGTGCGCGGATCGCCCTCGCCCTGCCCGGGCGGCGGCGCCAGCACCAGCACCCGCTGCGCCAGGCCGGCCAGGCGCCGCAGGCTCGCCGGATCGTCCAGGTCGCCCGCCAGGGGCACGATGCCGCGCCCACGCAAGGCCTCGCGGCGTTCGGGCGACGAGGTCAGCGCCAGCCGGCCGAGGGTGGCCGGCAGCAGATCCGCCGCCCGCAGGCCGACGTCGCCGCAGCCCACGATCAGGAGCCGGATGCGGCGAAAGCGCGCCGGCAGCGCGCCGGCAGAAAAGCGGGGATGGGCGGACACGGTCGTGACGGCCATGCACACGTTGGCATGGCGTGAAGCGGAGCCGTCAAGGATAACCATGCAGCGACAAGCCGGCGCATGGCGCATCTTTCGCCTTCGGTCCTGCAGCTTCGGATCGAGCGGCATCCGGCGGATGCGGGCTGGTCAAGCTCCGGCGACATGTCTGCCGCCGCAAAGCGGACGGCGCGCCGGACAGCCGCGCCGCCATCGAACGGCGCAGGCCCTTCGCATTCAAGGCCGCACATGTTCGATCCTGCTCCACCGCTGCCTCCAGGCCCACCGCCGCTGCAACCTCCTGCGCCTCCCGACGCCAGCCCCAGGCCGACGCCGTCACCGGTCAAAACCCCGACCCGCCATCCGCCAGTCCGGCCGTCGATCCGAAGAGTCTGCCGCTGCCCGTTTGCGCAGTCCCGTCCTTGGCCGCCGCGGACGATTTCGCAGCGCCCGCGGACACCGGCACCGACAACCCCTTCCAGCGCGCGCTCAACCTCACGGCCGTGCGCCTCTACACGCAGGGCGTGATCCTGCCCGGCGAACTCCAGGCGCAGACCGAAGCCGCCATCCACGCCCATGGCGCCGACGCCCCGGCCGCCGTGGCCTGCATCCTTCTGGCCATGGGCGCCTCCAACCCGCGACGGCCCTGCCCTTTTCTTCCCGGTGCCACCTGCTTCACCTCGGCCATGAACGCCTGCGCGAATGCCGGCCAGCCGCGCGAAGCCCTGAAGCTGCTCGACCTGCTGGAAACCCGGGCCGCGCTGCGCGGATTTCCGCCGACGCTGATGCATTACGAAATCGCCATGAAAGCCTGCATGAGACGCAAGCTGTGGCATGAAGCCCTGGAGGTGTTCGATGCCGCCGCCGCGCGCCTGTCTGCGACCGGCGTCTCATCGTTCCTTTATTCCACTGCGTCCCATGCCTGCGAGAAGTCGAAGGACACGGCCCGGGGCGCGCGCCTGCAGGCCATGCGCGCCGCGGCAGCGCTCCAGGAACCCCGCCTGCAGGCCCGCGGCGCCGACATCGCGCACAGCATCCGCAGCCTGCTGGAGGAAAAGCGCGCCCACGAAGCCCTGGCGATGGTCGGCGACTATTTCTGGGGCCGGTTCCGCTCGACGGTGGAGCCCGACAGCCACCTCTGCTCCGCCGCCATCGAAGCCTTCGGCATGGCGGGCATGACGGAATGCGCGCTCGGGCTTTTCTGGCAGCTGCAGCCGGCGGACCCCCGCGTGCGGCTGCGGGTGTTCGAATTCGCGGTGCATGTCTGCCACCAGACCGGACGCCAGGATCTGGTCGCCCTGCTGCTGCGCCAGGGCATCGACGAGGGCTCGCTGAGGCCGCAGCTGGGCCTGCTCATCGCCTGCAATGAGCTGGATTTCCACCGCAATGCCATCTACGCGGTCCTGCATCCGGGCAACGAGGGGGGTCGGGAAAACCACGGTGTCCACTGCGGCATGGCGCTGGGGATCTTCGAGCACTTCCGCTTGCTCGGCCTGATCAATCCGAAGACCCGCTTCGTGGTCGGCCGCCACGGCACGGGCGCGCTGCGAGAGGCAATCGCGCAGCGCATCCTGCAGCTGGGCTGCTGGCCGGTGGCCGGCACCGCCGCCGACGGCACGGGCAACCCGGGCGTCCTGACGGCCCGGCATGCGCCGCCGCCAGGCAAGACGGCCGGACGCCAGCCCGATCCGCTCGGGGAATGGTCGCGCAACCACCCGGCGCGCGAGCCCGACCGCCCGGATTGACCCACGGCGCGCGACTGCGCCCGGGTCCATCCGCGTTTGCGGGCAAAATCGAAGGTTCGACCCGAACACAGCGGGGCCCGCACCGGCGCCCCTCAGGACACCCCAGCGATGAGCTTTACCGCCTCCGTGCTGCCCAGCGGCCGCGCATTCACCCTCCAGGACGACGAAACCATCCTCGCCGCGGCGATCCGCCAAGGCATCGGCCTGCCCTATGGCTGCAAGGACGGCGCCTGCGGCTCCTGCAAGTGCAAGAAGCTCGAAGGCGAGGTCACCATGGCCGAACACCAGCCGCGCGCGCTCACGCCCGAGGAAGCCGCGCAGGGCTTCATCCTCACCTGCCGCGCCACCGCGCACAGCGACGTGGTGCTCGAATCGCGCAACGTGACGGATGAGAGCGCCTTCCCGATCCGCAAGATGCCGGTGCGCGTGGCCGCGCTGGAGAAGAAGTCCGACGACGTCATGCTGCTGCGCCTGCAGCTGCCGGCCACCGAGGCGCTGCGCTACCACGCCGGCCAGTACCTGGAATTCATCCTGCGCGACGGCAGCCGCCGCGCCTATTCCATGGCCACCGCGCCGCACCGCCAGGACGAGACCGGCCCCAGCACCGAACTGCACATCCGCCACATGCCCGGCGGCAAGTTCACCGACCAGGTCTTCAGTACCCTCAAGGAGCGCGACATCCTGCGCTGCGAAGGCCCTTTCGGCAGCTTCTACCTGCGGGAAGACAGCCAAAAGCCGATCGTGCTGCTGGCCTCCGGCACCGGCTTCGCGCCGATCAAGGCGCTGATCGAGCAACTGCGCCACAAGGGCAGCGATCGCCCGGTCACCCTGTACTGGGGCGGCCGCCGGCCGGCCGACCTGTACCTGCACGACTGGGTGCTGCAGCAGGCAGCGGAAATGCCCGGCCTCACCTATGTGCCGGTGGTCTCCAACGCCCTGCCGGAAGACGGCTGGACCGGCCGCGCCGGCTTCGTGCACCAGGCGGTGCTGGACGACTTCGCCGACCTCTCCGGCCACCAGGTCTATGCCTGCGGCGCGCCCATCGTGGTCGAATCCGCCCAGGCCGCCTACACCGCCCAGCGCGGCCTGCCGGCCGAGGAGTTCTACGCCGACGCCTTCACCAGCGAAGCGGACAAGCACCAGGTGGCCTGATCCATGCAGCGCCGCCAACTCATCCTCTCGGCCGCCGCCCTGGCCGCGCCCGCCGCCGGTTTCGCCCAGATGGGTGGCCGGCCGATCCGGCTGGTCGTGCCCTACGCCGCCGGCGGTCCGCTCGACGTCACCGCACGCATCCTGGCCGAACGGGTGAAAGACAGCCTGGGCCCGGTCATCGTCGACAACAAGCCCGGCGCCGGCGGCAACATCGGCGCCGACATCGTCGCCAAGGCCGCGCCCGACGGGCTGACCATCGGCCTCTCGGCCACCGCCACCCACGCGGTCAATCCCTGGCTCTACAAACGCATGCCCTTCGATGCGGCGAAAGACTTCGCCGGCATCACGCAGATGGTGCGGGTGCCCAATGTGCTGGTGATGAACACCGAGAACGCCCAGCGCCTGGGCATCCGGACCGTGGCCGATCTCATCGCCTATGCCAAACGCAATCCCGGCAAGCTCAACTACGGCAGCGGCGGCAACGGCAGCGCGGGCCACCTCGCCGGCGAGATGTTCAAGCAGCAGGCCGGCATCTTCGCCGTGCACATCCCCTACAACGGCGGCAGCCCGGCGCAGCTGGCGCTGCTGTCGGGCCAGGTCGATTTCAACTTCGACAACCTGGCCACCGCCGCGCCCAACATCCGCTCGGGCAAGCTGAAGGCCATCGCCGTGACCACCGCCGCCCGCAGCCCGCAGCTGCCGGAGGTGCCGCCGGTCTCCGAAACCCTGAAGGGTTTCGCCATCGACACCTGGTGGGGCCTGGTCGCGCCGGCCCATACGCCGCGCGACACCATCCAGCGCCTGAACCACGCCTTCGTCGAAGCGCTGCGCGACCCGGAAACCAGGACCCGCTTCGCCGCCCTGCTGGCCGAGCCGGTGGCGACCACGCCGGAAGCCTTCGACAGCTTCATGCATGCCGAACTCGCCAAGTACCAGCAAGTGGTCAAGGCCAGCGGCGCGAGCGTCGATTGACCGTGGCCGCCAGCCAGCCGTCCCCCGCCGACGAGGGCAGCGCGCCGCCGGTGCCCGGGGATGGCTATGTGCAGTCCTTCGCCCGCGGCCTGGGCGTGATCCGCAGCTTCAGCGCCGACGCGCCGCGCCAGACCATCACCCAGGTCGCCGCCAGCACCGGCCTGACCCGCGCCGGCGCCCGGCGTGTGCTGCTCACCCTGCAGTCGCTGGGTTATGCGGCCAGCGACGGCCGGCTCTTCTGGCTCACGCCCAAGATCCTGGATTTGGGCTTTTCCTACCTCTCCTCGCAACCGCTGTGGCATCTGTCGGAGCCGATCGTCGAGGCGCTGGTCGCCAAGGTGAAGGATTCCAGCTCGATCGCGGTGCTCGACGGCCACGAGATCGTCTACATGCTGCGGGTGCCCACCCGCAAGGTGATGCGGGTGACGCTGGGCGCCGGCAGCCGCCTGCCGGCGTTTTCCACCTCGCTGGGCCGCGTGCTGCTGGCCGGGCTGGACGACGAAACCCTGCAGGCCCTGCTGCGCCGCCATCCGCCGCAGGCCCTGACCGAGCACACACTCACCGATCCGGCGGCGCTGCTGGCGGCGGTGCACCAGGCCAGGCGCGAGGGCTTCGCCGCCAACGACCGCGAACTGGAGACCGGCCTGGTCTCGATCGCCGCACCGATTTTCGACCGCGCGGGCCGCACTGTCGCGGCACTGAACGTTGGCGCAGCTTATGCTCGCGATAGCGTCGCCCGCCTGCGCCAGGAAGTCCTGCCGGAATTGCTGAAGGCGGCGCACGACATCTCCGCCCTGCTACAGCGGACCTGATCCACCGTCCTTCTCCATCCATGCCCGACCAAAAAGCCGCCGCCGAATTTGCGCGAGAGACGTTCAAACAGCTGGCCCTGCGCCGGCTGCCGCCGACGCCGGAGAACTACCGCACGATCTTCGACGAAGTGGCCGGCACGCGGTCGATGCAGGGCTTTCCCGACCTGGCACTGCGTGCCATCCTGCGGGTGGTGCCGGGCCAGACGCCGGCGCAAAAGCGGCTGCTGCAGCAGTTCGA contains the following coding sequences:
- a CDS encoding ExbD/TolR family protein, coding for MAFGTQDDTDEVMNEINMTPLVDVMLVLLIIFIITVPVMKNSVPIDLPRATAQPEDIKPETIRLSVAGDGTYFWNEGAIPDEQLEPRLASEAGHQPQPELHIKGDRNVRYERVAKAMAAAQQAGIKKIGFVTDPDGS
- the hemP gene encoding hemin uptake protein HemP, which codes for MLDEHDEAEHDIEAAAPSLASILSSELLRGRKAVSISHNGSTYRLQATRLGKLILTK
- a CDS encoding GlcG/HbpS family heme-binding protein, which translates into the protein MKTKYVLELADVKKIAAAAEAEALKNGWAVTIAIADDGGYPLWVQRLDGAAATSASIAPAKAHTAAVGRRESKAFEDIINGGRTAFLTAPGLSGLLEGGVPIVKDGQVIGAVGVSGVKSTEDAQIAKAGIAALGL
- a CDS encoding Bax inhibitor-1/YccA family protein, giving the protein MSEPLQTFNTGTANGWATAQRDERQRVMRNTYWLLALSLLPTVLGAWAGVATGITRSLGGGLGLIVFMAGAFGFMYAIQKTKNSAAGVPVLLGFTFFMGLMLSRLIAMVLGYSNGASLVMTAFAGTAGVFFAMASLASVIKRDLSGMGKFLFVGVIVLLIASVIAMFVPSTGAMLAISVASIAIFSAYMLYDLKQIIDGGETNYISATLALYLDLFNVFQSLLALLGIFGGERD
- the rlmD gene encoding 23S rRNA (uracil(1939)-C(5))-methyltransferase RlmD; amino-acid sequence: MTEDISRTEDGATAALPTRPADPLSPLFPGALAVESLDLEAQGVARRADGKVVFIEGALPTEFVSFNVHRKKNNWEAASLVAVHRESSQRVRPGCPHFGLHPGACGGCKMQHLHAGAQVAVKQRVLEDNLWHLGKTRPDMLLRPIEGPTWGYRWRARLSVRHVVKKGTVLIGFHERKSRYIADMQVCPVLPPHVEALLMPLRGLIASMDARDTCPQIELACGDAVTALVLRHLEPLSADDLQRLRGFAAEHADAGVQWWLQPKGPDTVQLLDADDARPLSYGLPEFGIEMPFKPTDFTQVNPHINRVLVGRALRLLDVQKTERVIDWFCGLGNFTLPLATRARQVRGIEGSDTLVARARANYKRHQATGPALPLAPADFMARNLFSMTPELLLKDGVAEKWLVDPPREGAFALSRALTDLCRQLAGLGPVGTGEAEAGEDSKNTNAPVDPALLAGWTPPRRIVYVSCNPATLARDAGLLVHLGGYRCSAAGAVNMFPHTAHVESIAVFDYVGFGAE
- a CDS encoding NAD-dependent epimerase/dehydratase family protein, translating into MAVTTVSAHPRFSAGALPARFRRIRLLIVGCGDVGLRAADLLPATLGRLALTSSPERREALRGRGIVPLAGDLDDPASLRRLAGLAQRVLVLAPPPGQGEGDPRTVALLRALALRTRPRALVYGSTSGVYGDCGGALIDETRAVRPATARGRRRVAAEQAVRRFGRGGSRVSVLRIPGIYAPDREGGTPRARLLRGTPVLREEDDVHTSHIHADDLARACLAAMWRGGAQRVYHVNDDTRLKMGDYFALAARLYGLPPPPRVDRATAAALLSPMQLSFMSESRQLDAGRMKRELGLRLRYPTVADGLA
- a CDS encoding CDP-6-deoxy-delta-3,4-glucoseen reductase → MSFTASVLPSGRAFTLQDDETILAAAIRQGIGLPYGCKDGACGSCKCKKLEGEVTMAEHQPRALTPEEAAQGFILTCRATAHSDVVLESRNVTDESAFPIRKMPVRVAALEKKSDDVMLLRLQLPATEALRYHAGQYLEFILRDGSRRAYSMATAPHRQDETGPSTELHIRHMPGGKFTDQVFSTLKERDILRCEGPFGSFYLREDSQKPIVLLASGTGFAPIKALIEQLRHKGSDRPVTLYWGGRRPADLYLHDWVLQQAAEMPGLTYVPVVSNALPEDGWTGRAGFVHQAVLDDFADLSGHQVYACGAPIVVESAQAAYTAQRGLPAEEFYADAFTSEADKHQVA
- a CDS encoding tripartite tricarboxylate transporter substrate binding protein, with translation MQRRQLILSAAALAAPAAGFAQMGGRPIRLVVPYAAGGPLDVTARILAERVKDSLGPVIVDNKPGAGGNIGADIVAKAAPDGLTIGLSATATHAVNPWLYKRMPFDAAKDFAGITQMVRVPNVLVMNTENAQRLGIRTVADLIAYAKRNPGKLNYGSGGNGSAGHLAGEMFKQQAGIFAVHIPYNGGSPAQLALLSGQVDFNFDNLATAAPNIRSGKLKAIAVTTAARSPQLPEVPPVSETLKGFAIDTWWGLVAPAHTPRDTIQRLNHAFVEALRDPETRTRFAALLAEPVATTPEAFDSFMHAELAKYQQVVKASGASVD
- a CDS encoding IclR family transcriptional regulator domain-containing protein, producing MTVAASQPSPADEGSAPPVPGDGYVQSFARGLGVIRSFSADAPRQTITQVAASTGLTRAGARRVLLTLQSLGYAASDGRLFWLTPKILDLGFSYLSSQPLWHLSEPIVEALVAKVKDSSSIAVLDGHEIVYMLRVPTRKVMRVTLGAGSRLPAFSTSLGRVLLAGLDDETLQALLRRHPPQALTEHTLTDPAALLAAVHQARREGFAANDRELETGLVSIAAPIFDRAGRTVAALNVGAAYARDSVARLRQEVLPELLKAAHDISALLQRT